The Akkermansia sp. N21116 genome includes a region encoding these proteins:
- the dnaG gene encoding DNA primase: MTKGREKTVNPAGEVIGCPTPMGKISEESIKRVLGATDIVDLINSYIPLKKAGASWKGVCPFHNDTHPSMTVSPVRQSFMCFACQTGGDALSFVMKYENLPFADAVRKLAERAGIPLIEEQSSPEEDRRRKQRTGLLEVNRMAMEYFHNLLMKSKKADHAREYMKSRGFGSDMAARWKVGWAPDQSSSFLRWAQSKNIPARYLIDSGLASIGERNDMYCRFRDRLMFPICNDRGECVAFSGRVLGQAVNTGKYVNSPETQLFRKRDILFGLDRAKKSFDKMGRVVLCEGQLDVIACHEAGQTCVVAPLGTAFTNDHVPLLLRYRPKKVLLCFDADRAGMSAADKAFRILAPAGLDVELVDLPAGDDPDSFIKREGAEAFAALLDGARPFFEARVNRARNQGLLNDSSSRMAFSRDMISLMGCIKDAVARDLAASDMATRMRMGFEETKREVQKAVRSFRYEQASNSSRNEKENARDEERIEPIRVDRSVVVLCEMALNDVKAQSYLVERIEDIWEAMNWVPGGEVLRKILNKAPCPEDPAAIQAFIHSLPPEESAALLQMNMNTPPMSDPERAAAEACSGLIRISLERQKDAVLAELQDENLPVEKRMELIQKSIDLKNLLFSIFTHTP; the protein is encoded by the coding sequence ATGACGAAAGGACGAGAAAAAACCGTGAATCCTGCCGGAGAAGTGATAGGATGCCCCACGCCCATGGGAAAGATCTCGGAGGAAAGCATCAAGCGCGTTCTTGGGGCCACGGATATCGTGGACCTGATCAATTCCTATATCCCGTTGAAGAAGGCGGGAGCCAGTTGGAAAGGTGTCTGCCCGTTTCATAACGATACGCATCCTTCGATGACCGTCAGTCCCGTGCGCCAGAGCTTCATGTGCTTTGCCTGCCAGACGGGGGGGGATGCCTTGAGCTTCGTGATGAAGTATGAGAATCTGCCCTTTGCCGATGCTGTGCGGAAGCTGGCGGAACGAGCCGGGATTCCGTTGATTGAGGAGCAGAGCAGTCCGGAAGAAGACCGACGCCGCAAGCAAAGAACGGGGCTGTTGGAGGTGAACCGGATGGCAATGGAGTATTTCCACAACCTTTTGATGAAATCGAAGAAGGCGGATCATGCGAGAGAGTACATGAAATCCAGGGGATTTGGTTCGGACATGGCCGCCCGGTGGAAGGTGGGGTGGGCTCCCGACCAATCGTCCTCGTTTTTGCGCTGGGCTCAGTCGAAGAATATTCCCGCCCGGTATTTGATCGATTCCGGTTTGGCGAGTATCGGGGAAAGAAATGACATGTACTGCCGCTTCCGGGACCGTCTGATGTTTCCCATCTGCAATGACCGGGGCGAGTGTGTGGCTTTTTCCGGGCGCGTTTTGGGGCAGGCTGTAAATACGGGTAAATATGTGAATAGCCCGGAAACGCAATTGTTCCGAAAGCGGGACATTTTGTTTGGGCTGGACCGTGCCAAAAAGTCGTTCGACAAGATGGGGCGCGTCGTACTTTGCGAGGGGCAGCTGGATGTGATCGCCTGCCATGAGGCAGGGCAAACATGCGTCGTGGCTCCCCTGGGTACCGCTTTTACCAACGATCATGTACCGTTGTTATTACGGTACAGGCCGAAGAAGGTGTTGTTATGCTTTGATGCCGATCGCGCCGGGATGTCGGCTGCGGATAAGGCTTTTCGTATTCTCGCTCCGGCGGGGCTGGATGTGGAATTGGTAGATCTTCCGGCAGGCGATGATCCGGATTCTTTCATCAAACGCGAGGGGGCCGAGGCGTTCGCCGCTCTTCTGGACGGGGCGCGCCCCTTCTTCGAAGCCCGGGTGAACCGGGCCAGAAACCAGGGACTGTTGAACGATTCTTCGTCCCGGATGGCATTTTCCCGCGATATGATCAGTCTGATGGGATGTATCAAGGATGCCGTTGCACGGGATCTTGCTGCATCGGACATGGCTACGCGCATGCGCATGGGATTTGAAGAAACGAAGCGCGAGGTACAGAAAGCCGTCCGCTCATTTCGGTACGAGCAGGCATCGAACTCTTCCAGAAACGAGAAGGAGAACGCCCGGGATGAAGAGAGGATAGAACCTATCCGTGTGGACCGTTCCGTCGTCGTGCTGTGCGAGATGGCTTTGAACGATGTGAAGGCTCAGTCCTACCTCGTAGAACGCATTGAGGATATTTGGGAAGCCATGAACTGGGTGCCCGGCGGAGAGGTGTTGAGGAAAATCCTGAACAAGGCTCCATGTCCCGAAGATCCGGCAGCTATCCAGGCGTTCATTCACTCCCTGCCTCCTGAAGAAAGCGCCGCCCTGTTGCAGATGAATATGAACACTCCTCCCATGTCTGACCCGGAACGGGCTGCAGCCGAAGCTTGTTCCGGCCTTATCCGTATTTCCCTGGAACGCCAG
- the proS gene encoding proline--tRNA ligase, translated as MSQQTAITPTRAQDFPEWYQQVIKAADMAENSEVRGCMVIKPWGYAIWELIQKDLDRRFKETGHSNAYFPLLIPISYLEKEAEHAEGFATECAVVTHHRLQARKDPATGKTRMIPEGELTEKFVIRPTSETVIGAAFARWTSSYRDLPLKINQWCNVMRWEMRPRIFLRTAEFLWQEGHTAHETRDEAIGEARTMHKVYEDFQRDVLAIPTIPGEKTEAERFPGAEMTLTVEAMVQDRKAIQAGTSHFLGQNFSKAQNISFTGRDNTVQFAWTSSWGVSTRMIGALIMTHSDDDGLVCPPRVAPQQVVIIPVTPKADTADAVIAHCEELAAGLRSQRFHGEPLRVVVDKRDLSGGTKKWEWVKKGVPVRLEIGPRDLEKGSVCLQRRDQSTSEKVFKPEAEVVDGMVALLDDIQQNLLRKATEFRDSHIRRASSMAELEANFSGEQDADWLLVPWDGSPEQEEELAKRLRISIRCIPVGSMGTGEEAPCILTGKPTTRRVIWARSY; from the coding sequence ATGTCCCAACAAACTGCCATCACTCCTACCCGGGCCCAGGATTTCCCGGAATGGTATCAGCAAGTCATTAAGGCCGCCGACATGGCGGAAAATTCCGAAGTCCGCGGCTGCATGGTCATCAAACCGTGGGGCTATGCCATCTGGGAATTGATCCAGAAGGATCTTGACCGCCGGTTTAAAGAAACCGGGCACAGCAATGCCTATTTCCCGCTGTTGATCCCTATCTCCTATTTGGAGAAGGAGGCCGAACACGCAGAGGGTTTCGCCACGGAATGCGCCGTAGTGACTCATCACCGCCTTCAGGCCCGGAAGGATCCCGCGACGGGTAAAACCCGCATGATTCCGGAAGGAGAACTGACTGAAAAATTTGTCATTCGCCCGACTTCGGAAACTGTCATTGGCGCTGCTTTCGCCCGCTGGACATCCAGCTACCGTGATTTGCCTCTCAAGATCAACCAGTGGTGCAACGTCATGCGCTGGGAGATGCGCCCCCGCATTTTCCTCCGGACGGCGGAATTCCTTTGGCAAGAAGGGCATACGGCTCACGAAACGCGCGATGAGGCCATCGGCGAAGCCAGGACGATGCACAAAGTGTATGAGGATTTCCAGCGCGACGTGCTGGCTATCCCGACGATTCCCGGTGAAAAAACGGAGGCGGAACGCTTCCCGGGGGCAGAAATGACTTTGACGGTGGAAGCGATGGTGCAGGATCGCAAGGCCATTCAGGCGGGCACGTCTCACTTCCTGGGACAGAATTTCTCCAAGGCTCAGAACATCAGCTTCACCGGACGCGACAACACGGTTCAGTTTGCCTGGACGAGCTCCTGGGGCGTTTCTACCCGCATGATCGGCGCCCTGATCATGACGCACTCCGACGACGATGGCCTCGTTTGCCCTCCTCGCGTTGCACCTCAGCAGGTGGTGATTATCCCGGTCACGCCCAAGGCCGACACCGCCGATGCCGTGATTGCCCATTGCGAAGAATTGGCGGCCGGGCTGCGCTCCCAAAGGTTCCATGGCGAGCCTCTGCGCGTTGTTGTTGACAAGCGCGACTTGAGCGGTGGTACGAAGAAGTGGGAATGGGTGAAGAAAGGGGTTCCGGTCCGCCTTGAAATCGGCCCTCGCGATTTGGAAAAAGGTTCGGTTTGCTTGCAACGCCGTGACCAATCCACGTCGGAAAAGGTTTTCAAACCGGAAGCTGAAGTCGTTGACGGCATGGTGGCCCTGTTGGATGACATCCAGCAGAACCTGCTCCGTAAAGCCACCGAATTCCGCGATTCTCATATCCGCCGGGCTTCAAGCATGGCGGAGCTGGAAGCCAACTTCTCCGGAGAACAGGATGCCGACTGGCTTCTTGTGCCGTGGGACGGTTCCCCCGAACAGGAAGAAGAACTGGCCAAGCGCCTCCGTATCTCGATCCGCTGCATTCCCGTCGGTTCCATGGGGACAGGAGAGGAAGCCCCGTGCATCCTGACCGGCAAGCCGACGACGCGCCGCGTGATCTGGGCTCGTAGTTATTGA
- a CDS encoding site-2 protease family protein: MIEFTLFGFPIRIRPIFWLGMAFLGGALRITNSSDLMMVALFMIAGTLTILIHELGHALAGRWLGNASAAIEMVFLGAYTQYFHPRFGKHGRALSILAGPLASLIPGILAALILFFYTGGNMLAWWVSTVALSLSPWHGFQLAEPLGFDDQVGIQLYFLGCLLFTSFWWTVLNVLPIYPLDGGQFLGEYMKSPRRLHQVGLALSVILGAFSFLYMGAMLLGFFMIMFAFENYQGMKRAPF, encoded by the coding sequence ATGATTGAATTCACTCTTTTTGGCTTTCCCATTCGCATCCGGCCCATATTTTGGCTGGGGATGGCTTTTTTGGGTGGAGCGTTGCGGATTACCAATTCATCGGATCTGATGATGGTCGCCTTGTTCATGATTGCCGGAACCCTGACGATCCTCATCCATGAACTGGGTCATGCTTTGGCAGGACGTTGGTTGGGGAATGCGTCTGCGGCGATCGAAATGGTTTTCCTCGGAGCCTATACGCAATATTTTCATCCTCGGTTTGGGAAGCATGGCCGGGCCTTGTCCATACTGGCCGGTCCTTTGGCGTCGCTGATTCCCGGTATTCTTGCTGCTCTGATCTTGTTTTTTTATACCGGAGGCAATATGTTGGCCTGGTGGGTTTCCACAGTAGCCTTGTCGCTTTCCCCGTGGCATGGGTTCCAATTGGCTGAACCCCTGGGTTTTGACGACCAGGTTGGCATTCAACTGTACTTTCTGGGATGTCTCCTTTTTACATCCTTTTGGTGGACCGTGTTGAATGTGTTGCCGATCTATCCTCTCGACGGCGGCCAGTTCCTGGGAGAATACATGAAGTCTCCCAGGCGTCTTCACCAGGTTGGCTTGGCTCTTTCCGTCATTTTGGGGGCTTTCTCCTTCCTTTACATGGGAGCCATGCTCTTGGGCTTTTTCATGATTATGTTCGCCTTTGAAAATTATCAGGGCATGAAACGGGCCCCGTTTTAA
- a CDS encoding glycoside hydrolase family 57 protein, translating to MSNICLTFTAHQPNRLIPYDFFKIGEHAFYEDDALNGRVLSAVSERCYLPANRLMKQLIEFTEGKFRFGLALSGVVLEQATYHRPDLVESLRELADTGCVEFMIMPYYNSLASVYSPQEFADQVQEHRDLLKKLFGTESSVLVNTGMLYSNAIASQAETLGFKGILADGNPTVLQNFWDNEVFLAPQVFRTTTIFRNRTLSNDLANRRTDSSWSEYPLSPLTFTDWLSNQPGSVTTLSMDYETLGERQNAATGVFEFWRTMILNCVERGNTFMTPTEVAEKIKPAGVCNCTREMTCSTFGSMSHWNGNVMQDEAIKKIYRLEGAVKAANDADLTHVWRKLQSADHFHYMEKGNSFTPYASPFDAYIYYMNALSDLQIRVKRTAALLAAKKNERLV from the coding sequence ATGAGCAACATCTGCCTGACATTCACCGCCCACCAGCCCAACAGGCTTATTCCTTATGACTTCTTCAAGATTGGCGAACACGCTTTCTATGAAGACGATGCGTTGAACGGTCGCGTTCTGAGCGCTGTTTCCGAACGCTGCTACTTACCTGCCAACCGTTTGATGAAGCAGCTCATTGAATTTACGGAAGGGAAATTCAGATTCGGGCTGGCTTTGAGCGGCGTGGTTCTGGAACAGGCCACCTACCATCGCCCCGATCTGGTCGAATCCTTGCGTGAATTGGCCGATACGGGATGCGTGGAGTTCATGATCATGCCGTATTACAATTCCCTGGCTTCCGTTTATTCTCCCCAGGAATTTGCCGACCAGGTACAGGAACACCGGGATCTGTTGAAAAAACTCTTCGGGACGGAATCTTCCGTTCTGGTCAATACGGGCATGCTCTATTCCAATGCCATTGCCTCACAGGCGGAAACCTTGGGATTCAAGGGCATACTGGCGGATGGCAATCCGACGGTTCTTCAGAATTTCTGGGATAACGAGGTTTTCCTGGCTCCCCAGGTGTTTCGGACGACGACCATTTTCCGGAACAGGACGCTTTCCAATGATCTGGCTAACCGCAGAACGGATTCCTCCTGGTCGGAATATCCTCTTTCCCCGTTGACGTTTACCGACTGGCTCTCGAACCAGCCCGGTTCTGTGACCACGCTTTCCATGGACTACGAAACTCTTGGAGAACGGCAAAATGCCGCTACAGGAGTGTTTGAATTCTGGAGGACGATGATCCTTAACTGTGTGGAACGCGGCAATACGTTTATGACACCCACGGAAGTAGCGGAAAAAATCAAACCTGCCGGAGTTTGCAATTGCACGAGGGAGATGACTTGTTCGACATTCGGTTCCATGTCGCACTGGAACGGCAACGTCATGCAGGATGAAGCGATTAAGAAAATTTATCGGCTTGAAGGCGCAGTCAAAGCGGCCAATGACGCCGATCTGACCCATGTCTGGAGAAAGCTTCAGAGTGCCGACCACTTCCATTATATGGAAAAAGGCAATTCCTTTACGCCGTACGCATCACCCTTCGATGCCTATATTTATTATATGAACGCTCTTTCCGACCTTCAGATCCGCGTCAAGAGGACGGCGGCCCTGCTTGCGGCGAAAAAGAACGAACGGCTGGTCTGA
- a CDS encoding glycosyltransferase, giving the protein MSKIRVLELGWEFPPMVNGGLGVACLGLSKALASKVELSVIVPKADLMTHYQGFQLTGINNISLEDVENVERRYAYESFALVERAPIALDPYTTVEGSKDRIVFTQEGKINFSRTSREDLGLFQSSEDLYAGDLARKVIEFSKIAAKLALKHDFDVVHAHDWLTYLAGVEIKKATGKPLVVHVHASQFDRAGADARGWIYDIEKYGMEQADAVIPVSKYTGTVVSGHYAINPRKIFPVHNGADPVCAFRGKKKFPEKLVLFLGRLTAQKGPEFFLQIAAKVLEQTDNVRFVMAGTGEKLRQLIETGAFKGVGDRFHFTGFLNKKRVNDLLSITDVYCMPSVSEPFGLSALEAAQFNIPAVISKQSGVAEVMKGALKADFWDVNMMAQHIVSLITDDELYDKVVRQGAADIQASTWDAAADKVIKVYNKVLHRD; this is encoded by the coding sequence ATGAGTAAAATTAGAGTATTAGAGCTCGGCTGGGAATTTCCCCCGATGGTCAACGGGGGATTGGGTGTGGCCTGTTTGGGCTTGTCCAAGGCATTGGCGTCCAAAGTTGAGTTGAGCGTGATTGTTCCGAAGGCGGATCTCATGACTCATTATCAGGGATTCCAACTGACGGGTATCAATAACATCAGCCTGGAGGATGTGGAAAACGTGGAACGCCGGTATGCTTATGAAAGTTTTGCTCTTGTGGAGCGCGCTCCGATCGCGCTTGATCCGTACACGACGGTGGAAGGCTCCAAGGATCGCATTGTTTTTACTCAAGAGGGGAAAATCAATTTTTCCAGGACCAGCCGCGAGGATTTGGGACTGTTTCAGTCATCCGAGGATTTGTATGCGGGCGATTTGGCTCGGAAGGTGATTGAGTTTTCCAAGATTGCCGCCAAATTGGCCTTGAAACATGATTTTGACGTTGTCCACGCACACGACTGGCTGACCTATCTTGCCGGTGTAGAAATCAAAAAAGCGACCGGCAAGCCGCTGGTTGTTCACGTGCATGCCTCGCAGTTCGACCGGGCCGGAGCCGATGCCCGGGGCTGGATTTACGATATTGAAAAGTACGGCATGGAGCAGGCGGACGCCGTGATTCCCGTCAGTAAATATACGGGTACGGTCGTCAGCGGGCATTATGCCATTAACCCGCGCAAGATTTTCCCGGTACACAACGGGGCGGATCCCGTATGCGCGTTCCGAGGGAAAAAGAAATTCCCTGAAAAACTGGTTTTGTTCCTGGGGCGTTTGACCGCGCAGAAAGGGCCGGAATTTTTCCTGCAGATTGCGGCCAAGGTTTTGGAACAGACGGATAACGTGCGTTTCGTCATGGCCGGCACTGGAGAGAAACTCCGCCAGCTAATTGAAACGGGAGCTTTCAAGGGAGTTGGGGACCGTTTCCATTTTACGGGTTTCCTCAACAAAAAGCGTGTCAACGACCTGCTTTCCATCACGGATGTTTACTGTATGCCGTCCGTATCCGAGCCGTTCGGCCTGTCTGCTCTGGAGGCGGCCCAGTTCAACATTCCTGCCGTTATTTCCAAGCAATCCGGTGTGGCCGAAGTGATGAAGGGGGCGTTGAAAGCCGATTTCTGGGATGTGAACATGATGGCTCAGCATATCGTATCCCTGATTACGGATGACGAGCTTTATGACAAGGTCGTCCGCCAAGGGGCAGCCGATATTCAGGCTTCCACCTGGGATGCTGCGGCCGACAAGGTGATCAAGGTTTATAACAAGGTGTTACACCGGGATTGA
- a CDS encoding TIM-barrel domain-containing protein, with protein MFSFSQIPRKKRTTTTAASLLDSPANGGEIRDFESAGGEYSLRLNILESGIIRIRYVVGNLLEAWPSYAVDPGYVSQPLSLEEQSNKTYHRISTGDLRITIDKETLKLAFYSQHDGKLLQKDEHGFGYEINAWTGGKKNWVRKTIRPKEYFFGLGDKPCDLNLRGRRLEMWGADHYAFHEHSDPLYKNIPFFLGLSEGSCYGIFYDNTARTYFDFGATEENILLFGADRGMMDYYFIHAKSPIGIIAAYTRLTGLPAMPPLWALGYHQSKWSYYPEDTVIELAGKLRTDSIPCDSIHLDIHHMDKYESFSWDPSMFPNPGQLINHQEEEGIKTVTIVNPGIKIDHHASIWRSGYQFNCFCRRHDGSLLEGVAWPGLCNFPDYTDPYVRDWWADLFEHDVSRLGIRGIWTDMNEPVIFPDKTFPEDTRHFYDGRPCSHTKAHNVYGHCMAMATREGMLRFGGNRRPFVLTRSGYAGMQRFAATWTGDNCSTWEHLKMANFQCQRLAASGVSFAGSDTGGFLEHPSGELFCRWIQLAAFHVFFRNHSSGEYGGQEPWCFGEEIENYVRTAIEGRYRLLPYFYTQFYLFAKKGLPIIRSLPLQCYHDPDTYWRGVEFFVGEHMYVVPVLNPQTGGCSLYVPPGHWYSYRDDASLDGVKSDSWLSCDLSTIPVFVRGGAVIPHWPVQQFVGEFERPDSLLDLWWAPHTECESHLYEDSGDGFEHLEGNFTFSTFSYRSEADGFKLIRHREGEGSGFHASQTLLVHALPDIAGELGCEIDGIPVPVAHRQNGVAAITLPENFSELTLSWKPSAKDGDHA; from the coding sequence ATGTTTTCTTTCTCACAAATCCCCAGAAAGAAACGGACAACCACTACCGCCGCCTCTCTCTTGGACAGTCCGGCCAACGGTGGGGAGATCCGTGACTTTGAGTCGGCCGGCGGTGAATATTCACTCAGACTCAACATTCTGGAAAGCGGAATCATCCGCATCCGCTATGTTGTCGGCAACCTGCTCGAAGCCTGGCCCAGTTATGCCGTCGATCCCGGATACGTCTCCCAGCCCCTCTCCTTGGAAGAACAGTCCAACAAGACATACCACAGGATATCCACTGGAGATCTCAGAATCACCATCGACAAGGAAACGCTGAAGCTCGCTTTCTATTCCCAGCATGACGGCAAACTCCTCCAGAAAGACGAGCATGGATTCGGCTACGAAATCAACGCCTGGACGGGAGGGAAGAAAAACTGGGTCAGAAAAACCATCCGCCCCAAAGAGTATTTCTTCGGACTAGGAGACAAACCCTGCGATCTTAATCTTCGTGGCAGACGCCTGGAAATGTGGGGAGCCGACCACTACGCCTTCCATGAACACTCCGACCCTCTTTATAAAAACATCCCATTTTTCCTGGGACTCAGTGAAGGATCCTGCTACGGAATTTTCTACGACAATACGGCACGGACCTACTTCGACTTCGGAGCAACGGAAGAAAACATCCTTCTCTTCGGCGCCGATCGCGGAATGATGGACTACTACTTTATCCATGCAAAGTCCCCCATCGGCATCATCGCCGCCTATACCCGCTTGACAGGACTTCCCGCCATGCCTCCTTTATGGGCATTAGGCTATCACCAGTCCAAATGGAGTTACTATCCTGAAGACACCGTCATCGAATTGGCAGGCAAACTCCGTACAGACAGCATCCCGTGCGATTCCATCCACCTGGACATCCACCACATGGACAAATACGAGAGTTTTTCCTGGGATCCGTCCATGTTTCCCAATCCCGGCCAGCTCATCAATCATCAGGAAGAGGAAGGGATTAAAACCGTCACTATCGTCAACCCCGGCATCAAAATCGACCATCATGCATCTATCTGGCGCTCCGGCTACCAGTTCAACTGTTTCTGCCGGAGACACGACGGTTCCCTGCTGGAAGGCGTTGCGTGGCCGGGGCTGTGCAACTTCCCCGACTATACGGACCCCTACGTCAGGGACTGGTGGGCCGACCTGTTCGAACACGATGTATCGCGACTCGGTATCAGGGGAATATGGACGGACATGAACGAACCGGTCATTTTCCCGGACAAAACATTCCCCGAAGACACCCGGCATTTCTATGACGGCAGGCCGTGCTCGCACACCAAGGCCCACAACGTGTACGGCCATTGCATGGCCATGGCTACCCGCGAAGGCATGTTGCGCTTTGGAGGTAACAGGAGGCCCTTCGTCCTTACCCGTTCCGGGTATGCAGGAATGCAGCGATTCGCCGCAACATGGACAGGCGACAACTGCTCCACGTGGGAACATCTGAAAATGGCTAATTTCCAATGTCAGCGTCTGGCAGCTTCCGGAGTCTCCTTTGCCGGATCCGATACAGGAGGCTTCCTGGAACATCCGTCAGGAGAACTGTTTTGCCGATGGATCCAGCTGGCTGCCTTCCACGTCTTCTTCCGCAACCACTCTTCAGGAGAATACGGAGGTCAGGAACCATGGTGTTTCGGTGAAGAAATCGAAAATTATGTCCGGACAGCCATCGAAGGCCGCTACCGCCTCCTGCCCTATTTCTATACCCAGTTCTACCTGTTCGCCAAGAAGGGCCTGCCCATCATCCGTTCCCTTCCCTTGCAATGTTACCACGATCCGGACACCTATTGGCGCGGGGTCGAATTCTTCGTAGGGGAACACATGTATGTCGTCCCCGTCCTCAATCCTCAAACAGGCGGCTGTTCACTCTATGTTCCGCCCGGCCACTGGTATTCCTACCGGGACGATGCCAGCCTGGACGGAGTCAAGTCCGATTCATGGCTATCCTGCGACCTGTCCACCATTCCAGTTTTCGTCCGCGGAGGCGCCGTAATCCCGCACTGGCCCGTTCAGCAATTCGTCGGCGAGTTCGAACGTCCGGATTCTCTCCTGGATCTTTGGTGGGCTCCCCATACGGAATGCGAAAGCCACCTGTACGAAGACTCGGGAGACGGATTCGAACACCTGGAAGGCAACTTCACCTTTAGCACATTTTCCTACCGTTCCGAGGCTGACGGATTCAAACTCATCCGCCACCGGGAAGGGGAAGGGAGCGGTTTCCACGCCAGCCAAACCCTCCTCGTCCATGCTCTGCCAGACATCGCAGGAGAACTCGGTTGCGAAATCGACGGCATACCGGTCCCTGTTGCCCATCGTCAGAATGGAGTCGCAGCAATCACCCTGCCGGAAAACTTCTCGGAGCTAACCCTTTCCTGGAAGCCTTCCGCAAAAGACGGGGATCATGCATAG
- a CDS encoding trypsin-like peptidase domain-containing protein translates to MRFPFRLFLCACCLILSTGAPAADQAPKPRSVLPAGTPADIEELKTIQKALRDALPKILPSIVEIYAAGNHGSGVFVNRDGCIYSAAHVTRQPGTKLQITLPGSERIEGRTIIQDTETDAGIAFLPPPFTTSRPAVPIASAPPVVGEWVFALGHPGGYDAARGPVVRLGRVVSVKDGMLQTDCKVIGGDSGGPLFNMKGELVGIHSKVGTGLEDNVHIPIAVFTALLEQSPSEPSAVQDSTGLEFDKRLNGREVLASAAPVRQDIQNASVVFYDGHDSIAYGIPVSSDGDVTTKSSEVPEGKTYLVRAGNQSYAEAICIARDPSTDLALFHIPGMQMPQPRFREEPPPIGTIVVSNGSTTRKDRRIRLGTVGATTRSIPRKSDLIPYMGIAFEPPCSIAEVVSGTPADQAGLKPGDTVISLAGHPVSSLEDLGPAMQDKKPGDALPISVSRKGARIDATMHLAARSAFVKDEDAPDPNEDINGRVSSRRDNFPMVIQHDTPLQPSMAGGPLMDLDGNIIGLNIARANRAETFALPIRLVLATYRRMKQQAKTPSNSPSDGISSSTNPSPLPTLKQ, encoded by the coding sequence ATGCGCTTTCCCTTCCGGCTATTCCTCTGCGCCTGCTGCCTCATCTTGTCCACGGGCGCCCCGGCAGCCGACCAGGCACCGAAGCCCCGGAGTGTTCTTCCCGCAGGAACGCCCGCCGACATAGAGGAATTGAAAACCATCCAGAAAGCCCTCCGGGACGCTCTCCCGAAAATCCTCCCTTCCATTGTGGAAATCTACGCTGCCGGCAATCACGGCAGCGGCGTTTTCGTCAACCGCGACGGTTGCATCTACTCCGCAGCCCACGTCACACGTCAACCGGGCACCAAACTCCAGATCACCCTGCCAGGATCAGAACGAATCGAAGGCAGAACCATCATTCAGGATACGGAGACAGACGCCGGGATCGCATTCCTCCCCCCCCCGTTCACTACTTCACGCCCGGCTGTTCCCATCGCGTCGGCTCCACCTGTCGTCGGCGAATGGGTCTTTGCCCTGGGACACCCCGGCGGTTATGATGCCGCCCGTGGCCCGGTCGTCCGTCTGGGGCGTGTCGTGTCCGTCAAGGACGGCATGCTGCAGACGGATTGCAAGGTCATCGGAGGAGACTCCGGAGGCCCCCTCTTCAATATGAAAGGAGAACTCGTCGGCATTCACAGTAAAGTAGGCACCGGACTGGAAGACAACGTCCACATCCCCATCGCTGTCTTTACCGCTTTGCTGGAACAGTCCCCCTCCGAACCATCGGCTGTCCAGGACTCGACCGGGCTTGAATTCGACAAACGCCTCAATGGTCGCGAAGTTCTCGCTTCCGCCGCCCCCGTGCGGCAGGACATACAAAACGCCAGTGTGGTCTTCTACGACGGCCACGACTCCATCGCCTACGGTATCCCCGTCAGCAGTGACGGGGACGTCACGACCAAATCCTCCGAAGTCCCGGAAGGTAAAACCTATCTGGTCCGGGCAGGTAATCAAAGTTACGCCGAAGCTATCTGCATCGCCCGGGATCCCTCCACCGACCTGGCCCTGTTCCATATTCCCGGCATGCAAATGCCGCAGCCCCGTTTCCGGGAAGAACCTCCCCCCATCGGCACGATCGTCGTCAGCAACGGCTCCACAACCAGAAAAGACCGCCGTATCCGCCTCGGCACGGTCGGCGCCACCACGCGTTCCATTCCCCGGAAATCTGATCTGATCCCTTACATGGGAATTGCTTTCGAACCGCCTTGCAGCATTGCCGAAGTCGTCTCCGGAACCCCCGCCGACCAAGCCGGACTAAAGCCTGGGGATACCGTCATCAGCCTGGCTGGCCATCCCGTCTCCTCTCTGGAAGATCTCGGCCCCGCCATGCAGGACAAAAAGCCGGGAGACGCCCTCCCCATCTCCGTTTCCCGCAAAGGCGCCCGCATCGATGCTACCATGCACCTGGCGGCCAGATCTGCTTTCGTGAAAGACGAAGACGCCCCTGATCCCAACGAAGACATCAACGGACGGGTCAGTTCTCGCCGTGATAATTTTCCGATGGTCATCCAGCACGACACCCCTCTGCAACCCTCCATGGCAGGAGGCCCTCTGATGGACCTCGACGGCAATATCATCGGTCTCAACATCGCCCGTGCCAACCGGGCGGAAACCTTCGCCCTCCCCATCCGCCTCGTTCTGGCAACATACCGGCGCATGAAGCAACAGGCAAAAACTCCATCAAATTCCCCATCGGACGGGATAAGTTCATCGACAAACCCATCTCCACTCCCTACACTGAAACAATGA